Proteins encoded by one window of Scatophagus argus isolate fScaArg1 chromosome 4, fScaArg1.pri, whole genome shotgun sequence:
- the pmpca gene encoding mitochondrial-processing peptidase subunit alpha, with protein sequence MATHMSRCRTWSRVQRFGIAAYRKYSSGGAYPNISLSTPLPGIPKPVFASVDGQEKYETKITTLENGLKVASQNKFGQFCTVGILVNSGSRHETKYPSGIAHFLEKLAFSSTAQYGSKDEILLTLEKHGGICDCQTSRDTTMYAVSAEVKGLDTVVSLLSDAVLQPRLLDEEIEMTKMAVRFELEDLNMRPDPEPLLTEMIHAAAYRGNTVGLPRFCPADNVDKIDRGVLHSYLCNYYCPERMVLAGVGIEHEQLVECARKYLLNAKPVWGTSSGGTVDLSVAQYTGGIIKMEKDMSDVSLGPTPIPELTHIMIGLESCSFLEDDFIPFAVLNMMMGGGGSFSAGGPGKGMFTRLYLNVLNRHHWMYNATSYHHSYEDSGLLCIHASADPRQVREMVEIITREFIQMAGSAGEMELERAKTQLKSMLMMNLESRPVIFEDVGRQVLSTGKRKLPHELCNLISSVTASDIKRVTTKMLRSKPAVAALGDLTELPSYEHIQAALSSKDGRLPRMYRLFR encoded by the exons ATGGCGACGCACATGTCGAGGTGCAGAACCTGGAGTCGTGTTCAAAG GTTTGGGATTGCAGCTTACAGAAAGTACAGCAGTGGTGGTGCATATCCAAACATCTCCCTCTCTACACCACTGCCTGGGATCCCCAAGCCAGTGTTTGCATCTGTGGATGGTCAGGAAAAATATGAGACCAAGATCACTACTCTAGAAAATGGCCTCAAAGTAGCTTCTCAAAACAAGTTTGGTCAATTCTGCACAGTTGGAA ttttagtaaATTCTGGATCCAGACATGAAACAAAGTACCCAAGTGGAATAGCACACTTCTTAGAGAAACTCGCCTTTTCT tCCACAGCTCAGTATGGGAGTAAAGATGAAATTCTCCTCACATTGGAAAAACATGGGGGGATCTGTGATTGCCAGACGTCAAG AGATACCACCATGTACGCAGTGTCTGCTGAAGTGAAGGGGCTGGACACAGTGGTCAGTCTTCTCTCTGATGCTGTTCTGCAGCCTCGCCTGCTGG ATGAAGAGATCGAGATGACCAAAATGGCGGTGCGCTTTGAGTTGGAAGATCTAAACATGAGGCCAGACCCTGAGCCCTTACTCACTGAGATGATCCATGCT GCTGCATATCGAGGCAACACAGTTGGGCTGCCACGCTTTTGTCCTGCAGATAATGTGGACAAGATTGACAGGGGAGTTCTGCACAGCTACCTGTGTAACTACTACTGTCCTGAGCGGATGGTGCTGGCTGGAGTGGGCATCGAACACGAGCAGCTGGTTGAATGTGCCAGGAAGTACCTGCTGAATGCGAAGCCGGTGTGGGGAACGAGTTCAGGAGGCACCGTGGACCTCTCTGTCGCACAGTACACCGGTGGCATCATCAAG ATGGAGAAGGACATGTCAGATGTGAGCCTTGGCCCCACCCCGATCCCAGAGCTCACCCACATCATGATCGGCCTGGAGAGCTGCTCCTTCCTG GAGGATGACTTCATCCCATTCGCAGTGCTCAATATGATGATGGGTGGTGGTGGTTCCTTTTCTGCAGGAGGACCAGGGAAAGGCATGTTCACCCGTCTGTACCTGAACGTGCTCAACAG ACATCACTGGATGTACAATGCCACGTCCTACCACCATAGCTATGAAGACAGTGGTCTGCTGTGTATCCATGCCAGTGCAGACCCCAGACAG GTGCGGGAAATGGTGGAGATAATAACCAGAGAGTTCATTCAGATGGCTGGCAGTGCGGGAGAG ATGGAGCTGGAGAGGGCCAAGACTCAGCTCAAGTCCATGTTGATGATGAACCTCGAGTCGCGGCCGGTTATTTTCGAAGATGTTGGTCGTCAGGTTCTTTCCACAGGAAAGAGAAAGCTGCCACATGAACTTTGTAATTTAATAA GCAGCGTGACAGCCAGTGACATTAAGAGAGTGACCACCAAGATGCTGCGCAGTAAGCCCGCAGTAGCAGCTCTAGGAGACCTGACAGAGCTGCCCTCGTATGAACACATCCAGGCCGCCCTGTCCAGCAAAGACGGACGTCTGCCCCGCATGTATCGCCTCTTCCGATAG